The following are encoded in a window of Calditrichota bacterium genomic DNA:
- a CDS encoding NYN domain-containing protein encodes MKRVGVFIDVQNIYMTTKARFQQGKINFRVLRDFFTRDHTVTTFTAFTCFDPENGRQRDFFNLLGLIGYRVVAKPIKRLPDGTTKATMDLEMAVEILSQAPRLDEIILVTGDGDFVALVNHLCAMGKVVKVVGPDQLTSPELIQACHEFMNLHQIEGILDVEGRGERRQPEHAPLSTADDLLVAGQAVWEE; translated from the coding sequence ATGAAACGAGTAGGTGTGTTCATCGACGTTCAGAACATCTACATGACCACAAAAGCGAGGTTTCAGCAGGGCAAGATCAACTTTCGTGTACTCCGTGATTTTTTCACCCGCGATCACACCGTCACTACCTTCACGGCATTCACCTGTTTTGATCCGGAAAATGGCAGGCAGCGCGACTTTTTCAACCTGCTCGGGCTCATCGGCTATCGCGTGGTAGCCAAGCCCATCAAGCGGCTTCCTGACGGCACAACCAAGGCCACCATGGACCTCGAAATGGCCGTGGAGATTCTCAGCCAGGCGCCTCGTCTGGACGAGATTATTTTGGTGACTGGTGATGGCGATTTCGTGGCGTTAGTGAACCATCTCTGTGCCATGGGCAAGGTGGTGAAGGTGGTCGGACCCGACCAGCTCACCTCGCCGGAGCTCATTCAGGCGTGCCACGAATTCATGAACCTGCACCAGATCGAAGGCATCCTCGACGTAGAGGGGCGCGGCGAGCGACGGCAGCCGGAGCACGCGCCACTCAGCACTGCCGATGACCTCCTTGTCGCGGGCCAGGCAGTGTGGGAAGAGTGA